One window of Chionomys nivalis chromosome 18, mChiNiv1.1, whole genome shotgun sequence genomic DNA carries:
- the LOC130889296 gene encoding small proline-rich protein 2G-like, giving the protein MSYQEQQCKQPCQPPPPCPPPKCPEPCPPPKCPESCPPPKCPEPCPSQPCQQKCPPVQPPSPCQQKCPPKSK; this is encoded by the exons ATGTCTTACCAAGAGCAGCAGTGCAAGCAGCCCTGCCAGCCTCCTCCT CCTTGTCCTCCCCCAAAGTGCCCTGAGCCTTGTCCTCCCCCAAAGTGCCCTGAGTCTTGTCCTCCTCCAAAGTGCCCTGAGCCATGCCCTTCTCAACCATGCCAGCAGAAATGCCCTCCTGTGCAACCTCCTTCACCCTGCCAGCAGAAGTGCCCACCCAAGAGCAAGTGA